The Sphingobacteriales bacterium genome includes a region encoding these proteins:
- a CDS encoding TolC family protein, whose amino-acid sequence MKKSKMYLLLTLSGILIAGQALTQPQTSFSLKEAQEYALKNNIQVKNAMIDVEIAKKKIWETTAQGLPQVSASLDYTYMPTVPEMKFSTPFLINPATPTGLNADQIKLGYQQIPIELGVKSSATIKASVSQLVFNGSYIVGLQTARIFKNLSEQSLKSTENNIRENVANSYCLILLAETNLKLLGQMKTNLDKTLNDMKSMLQEGFIENTDVDQFQYTVTTVGNTMQAIERQLNVAKRLFNFQLGLPLDQPVLLTDNLETIMNNTSVESLVNADFDLNNNITYQLLKTQEQMMVSGLNLNKSAFLPSIVAFYTHQEKTAKADFDFTFPDMIGLSLNVPVFSSGMRLSRVQQARLQLEKTRNSNQMAIEGLKLDFEKTKMQLQSAYDKFLNEKANMELAEKIYNKTLLKYKEGISTSMELTQANNQLLNAQTNYFSALIDMLNAKHKLENLMNKQ is encoded by the coding sequence ATGAAAAAGAGCAAAATGTATTTATTGCTGACCTTGTCCGGGATTTTAATAGCCGGACAGGCACTTACGCAGCCGCAGACTTCATTTAGCCTGAAAGAAGCACAGGAATATGCTTTAAAAAACAACATTCAGGTGAAAAATGCAATGATTGATGTAGAAATAGCCAAAAAGAAAATCTGGGAAACGACCGCTCAGGGATTGCCTCAGGTTAGTGCATCGCTGGACTATACCTATATGCCGACTGTTCCTGAGATGAAATTTTCAACTCCCTTTCTCATCAATCCTGCTACCCCGACAGGATTAAATGCAGATCAGATCAAGCTTGGTTATCAGCAGATACCTATTGAATTAGGGGTTAAAAGCTCTGCCACCATCAAAGCATCCGTGTCTCAACTCGTGTTTAACGGATCTTACATTGTCGGGCTTCAAACGGCCAGAATTTTCAAGAATCTTTCGGAGCAAAGCCTTAAAAGTACAGAAAACAATATCCGTGAAAATGTTGCCAACAGTTATTGCCTGATTCTGCTTGCAGAAACCAATCTGAAACTGCTCGGACAAATGAAAACCAATCTTGATAAAACCCTTAACGACATGAAATCCATGTTGCAGGAAGGTTTTATCGAAAATACAGATGTGGATCAGTTTCAGTACACGGTTACCACTGTTGGCAATACCATGCAGGCTATTGAAAGACAACTGAATGTAGCTAAAAGGCTGTTTAATTTTCAGCTGGGTCTTCCGCTTGATCAGCCTGTTTTACTGACGGATAATCTCGAAACCATCATGAATAATACCAGTGTTGAATCCTTAGTGAATGCTGATTTTGACCTGAACAACAACATCACCTATCAATTACTTAAAACACAGGAACAGATGATGGTTTCCGGTCTGAACCTGAATAAATCAGCATTTTTACCAAGTATTGTAGCTTTTTATACCCATCAGGAAAAAACAGCAAAAGCTGATTTTGATTTCACATTTCCTGATATGATTGGCCTGAGCCTGAACGTTCCGGTATTTAGTTCAGGGATGAGGCTAAGCAGGGTACAACAAGCCCGCCTTCAACTTGAAAAAACAAGAAATTCGAACCAAATGGCCATTGAGGGTTTAAAACTCGACTTTGAGAAAACAAAAATGCAGCTACAGTCGGCTTATGATAAGTTTTTAAACGAAAAAGCAAATATGGAACTTGCTGAAAAAATTTATAATAAAACCTTGCTGAAATATAAGGAAGGCATTTCAACAAGTATGGAACTAACACAGGCAAATAATCAGTTGCTAAATGCGCAGACCAATTATTTTTCAGCCCTGATAGATATGCTGAATGCAAAACACAAACTTGAAAATTTAATGAATAAACAATAA
- a CDS encoding TetR/AcrR family transcriptional regulator, with protein MIKELDDILFHSLRIFKKYGIKRITMDDLSREMGISKKTLYRFIENKVDLLEKVIDYENKKIDELFNRYEETGENSIDVLFNLSFDVIRMLKEINPVFTYDLQKIYPELCRDHFEQKRKKTFENIKKNLLKGIEEGVYRKDIDVEMVALLYVQNMENVMNPDFLYGPSFSASGLFKVMFENHIRSIANEKGMKYFEEKIKDLNFNI; from the coding sequence ATGATTAAAGAGCTTGACGACATATTATTTCACAGCCTGAGGATATTTAAGAAATACGGGATTAAGCGGATTACCATGGACGACCTGAGCCGGGAAATGGGAATTTCAAAAAAAACACTTTACCGTTTTATCGAAAATAAGGTCGATTTACTGGAAAAAGTTATCGACTACGAAAACAAAAAGATTGATGAATTGTTTAACAGGTATGAAGAAACCGGGGAAAACAGTATAGATGTTCTGTTTAATCTGAGTTTTGACGTAATACGTATGTTAAAGGAAATCAATCCGGTATTTACTTATGACTTGCAGAAAATATATCCTGAGTTGTGCAGGGATCATTTTGAACAGAAGAGGAAAAAAACCTTTGAAAACATTAAAAAAAATCTGTTGAAAGGTATTGAGGAAGGTGTTTACAGGAAAGACATCGATGTCGAAATGGTGGCATTGCTGTATGTTCAGAACATGGAGAATGTCATGAACCCTGACTTTTTGTATGGGCCTTCATTTTCTGCTTCAGGATTATTCAAGGTCATGTTTGAAAATCATATACGCAGCATTGCCAATGAAAAAGGGATGAAATATTTTGAAGAAAAGATAAAGGACTTAAATTTTAACATCTAA